From the Nostoc sp. PCC 7107 genome, the window GATCAAAGGGCCAAACGATGACACAATTCGTTGCGGCGATGACACGGGTAGAAGTAAAGATGCTAGTATTAGCGATCGCAACTGGAAAAAAGGTATTTATCAGATTTGGGTCGGTACATTTAACTCTGATGCCAAGCATAAGTATACTTTGACAGTTCAGCAAAAATAATAGGGAACGGGGCTACTAAGACAAAAGTAATAAAGTAAAAAGGTAGAAGATTAGTTCCTTTTTACTTTTGCCTTTTTATTTTTCACTTTATCAATTCCATCCCCAACTATGACCACTCGTTTAGTAAAAGCAAAACTTATAGCCACAGAACAAGCCGCGCCAGATATCGAGTTCATGTTTAACCCTAGTCAGTTAGACTTCTCACAGCAAATTAACTTGACTAAAAGCAGCGGTGCGCGTACCGGAAGAGGTTTACCAAAAGTTAGTTTTGCTTACCCTGAACCATGCAGACTCAGTATTAGTAACATCATATTTGACACCTACGAAAGCGGTACTAGCGTCCTCACGCACCTGAAAAAATTTGAAAAAGCCGTTAACTTTGCTGAAGCTGGCGCAGGTAAAGAAAAACGTCCACCAGTCTATATATTTACCTGGGGCGACCAGCAATATTTACGCTGTTTTGTCCAATCTCTCAACTACAGCCTCACCCTGTTTCTACCTGACGGTACACCAGTCCGCGCCAAAGTTAACCTCTCCTTAGAAGAAGTTGATGAATCAATTTCTCAACCGGGTATGGGTACATCTAGCAGTGTAGATCGCAGTGGTGACAGCAGATCTAGTCGGAGTTAATTCGACCTTTGGGGAATAGCCCGTAATGCACTATCTTCCTTAGACTATTGGCAATCACCTCTTGCCTACACGTATGCCTGCTGTTCTTTACATACCTGAGCCGCTATTGCAAATTGATGGCACTCCTGCGTCTGCTGATTTGCTGAACGATATTTTGCAAATCACAGTGGAGGAAAGTTTGCATTTACCAGGAATGTTTACTTTAGTAATTCGTAATGATTACTTTCCAGGGCTGACAACAGAAGAAACTTGGAAACATCAAAGTTTATTTGCTATTGGTAAAAAGATTAAAATTGGGTTTGTTGCCAGCACCACGCAAAACGTAGATTTTGAAACAGCGGAGCAAGGTTACGTATTAGAAGGGGAAATTACAGCCATAGAAACTGAGTTCACCAGTGGTTCTCAAGCTCCCATTGTGATTCGTGGTTATGATGTTTCCCATCGCTTGCATCGGGGACGTTATAATCGCTCCTTTCAAAATGTCACCGATAGCGATGTTGTGACTCAGATTATTGGCGAAGCAGGGATTATATCAGGTACAGTTACTTCTACCACTATTGTTCATGATTACGTCTTTCAAGAAAATCAAACCAATATGGAATTTCTGCGGGAAAGAGCAGCCCGCCTTGGCTTTGAGTTGTATGTGCAAGATAGCAAATTAAACTTCCGCCAACCCGCACAAGACCAATCTTTATCACTCAAATGGTTAGAAGATATCCATAGCTTTCGGGTTCGTGTTAGTAGTGCAGAACAAGTAAGTTCTGTAGAAGTGCGGGGCTGGGATTACACTACCAAAAAGCCAATTGTTTCTACAGCCTCTACAGAACAAGTAATTACCACCACAGATAACGGTAAAGGCAGTTCAAGTAGTACTAAATTCAGCATCAGTCCGAAAATGATTGTGGTAGACCAGCCTGTATTTAGTGTGAATGAAGCAGCAAAAATCGCTCAAGCTTTGTGTAATGAACTAGGCGGTGAGTTTGTGGCTGCTGATGCTAAAGGTGAAGGGAATCCCGAAATTAGACCGGGGAAAGTAATTAAATTGACAGATATGGGTAGCTACAGTGGTAGTTACTACGTGACTGAAACTCGTCATCTGTTCCAAGAACGAAAATTTGTCACAGAGTTTAGTGTTCGTGGTTTGCGTTCTGGAGACTTGTTAGCTACCATATCACCCCAAACACATCTGCAACCAGGACAAACTATGTTAGTGGGTGTGGTTAGTAATAACAAAGACCCGAAAGGCTGGGGTCGTGTACGGGTGAAGTTTCCTACTTTAACTGAGGAACATGAGAGTAATTGGGCAAGAGTTGTCAGTGTAGGCGCAGGCCCAGGACGAGGTTTTGACTGTTTACCAGAAGTCAACGACGAAGTTTTAGTAGCCTTTGAACACGGCGATATTCACCGTCCTTATGTCATTGGCGGTGTCTGGAATGGCACAGATGCACCACCAGAAAAAGTAGATGACACTGTTGTTACTGGCAAAGTGCGCCTCCGAACTTTTAAAACTCGTGTTGGACATAAACTCCAATTTGTCGAAGAAGACAAAAGCAATACTAAAAAAGGCGCATATCTGCAAACAGTAGATGGTCACAATTTGCGAATGAATGACAGCGAGAAATTTGCCGAATTAGAAACTACAGGCGGTCACAAATTTCGCTGTGATGATAGTAATAAAACGATTAGCTTGACTTCCACAGGTGACATTACAGTTAAATCTGGGACAACCGGGACAGCCAAGAAGATTAGTGTCAACGGTGGTGAAATAGCTGTAACTGCAACGCAAAAAATTACCTTAACTGTAGGGGGTACAAGTATCGAACTTACACCCAGCGGTATCACAATGAGAACGACTGGAACTGTGAGTATCCAATCTGG encodes:
- a CDS encoding VgrG-related protein, which gives rise to MPTRMPAVLYIPEPLLQIDGTPASADLLNDILQITVEESLHLPGMFTLVIRNDYFPGLTTEETWKHQSLFAIGKKIKIGFVASTTQNVDFETAEQGYVLEGEITAIETEFTSGSQAPIVIRGYDVSHRLHRGRYNRSFQNVTDSDVVTQIIGEAGIISGTVTSTTIVHDYVFQENQTNMEFLRERAARLGFELYVQDSKLNFRQPAQDQSLSLKWLEDIHSFRVRVSSAEQVSSVEVRGWDYTTKKPIVSTASTEQVITTTDNGKGSSSSTKFSISPKMIVVDQPVFSVNEAAKIAQALCNELGGEFVAADAKGEGNPEIRPGKVIKLTDMGSYSGSYYVTETRHLFQERKFVTEFSVRGLRSGDLLATISPQTHLQPGQTMLVGVVSNNKDPKGWGRVRVKFPTLTEEHESNWARVVSVGAGPGRGFDCLPEVNDEVLVAFEHGDIHRPYVIGGVWNGTDAPPEKVDDTVVTGKVRLRTFKTRVGHKLQFVEEDKSNTKKGAYLQTVDGHNLRMNDSEKFAELETTGGHKFRCDDSNKTISLTSTGDITVKSGTTGTAKKISVNGGEIAVTATQKITLTVGGTSIELTPSGITMRTTGTVSIQSGSSISVQAGGSLSANAGGAISANSGSSVSVNAGAAVSINGAASVGILGGIIRLNC